One genomic region from Thermus antranikianii DSM 12462 encodes:
- a CDS encoding HEAT repeat domain-containing protein, protein MWRRGERLYALLVVLVVLLEALALGGLVVAFSGRIFNLLGSPVAYRALFQALVLTGLALTSLSAYILLYHAYTASKERLDRKAYEDWLARFTEALFNEEPPPPPPWPRPALEALLNLREMLKGEFSERIADWLRQVYPHWIRLLKSRWASRPARLEALDALAQARLPETLEAILPYLSHRDPVLRLGAARAGARVARGEGLGRLAAALLEAGLPRGALLEVLLLLEERATPVVEAFLSRGGREEVWAALEAIGRLKLVALAERVLPFLDHPDPELKAAAMRALYRMRYPPKGYEGLLLAALKDQQEFLRAHAARLMALLGNELAQRALWKALSDPSFYVRRAAAEGLLLMNRGFLARAAEGHPDPFGRAMAQQVLREAA, encoded by the coding sequence GTGGCCTTCTCGGGGCGGATTTTTAACCTCCTCGGCTCGCCGGTGGCCTACCGGGCCCTGTTCCAGGCCCTGGTCCTTACGGGGCTGGCCCTCACTTCCCTTTCCGCTTACATCCTGCTCTACCACGCCTACACCGCCAGCAAGGAGCGTTTGGACCGCAAGGCTTACGAGGACTGGCTGGCCCGGTTCACCGAGGCCCTCTTCAACGAGGAGCCGCCCCCGCCTCCTCCCTGGCCCCGCCCGGCCCTCGAGGCCCTTTTGAACCTCCGGGAGATGCTCAAGGGGGAGTTCTCCGAGCGGATAGCCGACTGGCTCCGCCAGGTTTATCCCCACTGGATCCGCCTTCTGAAAAGCCGGTGGGCCTCCCGGCCTGCCCGGCTGGAGGCTTTGGATGCCCTGGCCCAGGCCCGTTTGCCGGAAACCCTGGAGGCCATCCTCCCCTACCTTTCCCATCGGGATCCCGTGCTGCGCCTGGGGGCGGCCCGGGCGGGGGCCCGGGTGGCCCGGGGGGAGGGGCTTGGACGTCTGGCGGCAGCTCTCCTGGAGGCGGGCCTGCCCCGCGGGGCCCTCCTGGAGGTGCTCCTCCTTCTGGAGGAGCGGGCGACGCCTGTGGTGGAGGCCTTCCTCTCCCGGGGTGGAAGGGAAGAGGTGTGGGCGGCTTTAGAGGCCATCGGCAGGCTTAAGCTTGTGGCGTTGGCGGAGAGGGTGCTTCCCTTTTTGGATCATCCGGATCCGGAGCTTAAGGCTGCCGCCATGCGGGCTCTTTACCGCATGCGCTACCCACCCAAGGGGTACGAGGGGCTTTTGCTGGCGGCCTTGAAGGACCAGCAGGAGTTCTTGCGGGCCCACGCCGCCCGGCTCATGGCCCTTCTCGGGAACGAGCTGGCCCAGCGGGCTTTGTGGAAGGCGCTTTCCGACCCTTCCTTTTACGTGCGCCGGGCGGCGGCGGAAGGGCTTTTGCTGATGAATAGGGGATTCCTGGCCCGGGCGGCGGAGGGCCACCCCGACCCCTTTGGCCGGGCCATGGCCCAGCAGGTGTTGCGGGAGGCGGCGTGA